Sequence from the Pelodiscus sinensis isolate JC-2024 chromosome 30, ASM4963464v1, whole genome shotgun sequence genome:
CATGCGAAAACATGTAGATTACAGCGGGGATGGGATAGACAGAATGGACTGGTGGAGTCCAAGCTGAGCACGACTCCGAGATGCTGATCCCATGTTGAGGCCAGGATGTGGGCCCAAGGGGCTGACCCAAGCCAGCAGAGATACTGAGGGATGAGGGTCTGGGTTCCACTCGTCTCCTGGTCCAGCCTCTCTTCTGACCCCCTCCCTGTTTCTCCCCAGCTCGAGTTATCAGCGGCCACGAAGCCTCGCCCAGGCCCTACATGGCCTACGTGCAAATCGGCTCCTCAGGAAGCTGCGGCGGGTTCCTGATCCGGGAGGACGTGGTGTTGACGGCGGCTCATTGCAACTGCAACCTAGGGTAAGACGcgcccctttccccctcctggtGGCCCCCGAAAAGGACCCATACCAAGTGCCATTTCCCGCCTGCTGGGCcaatcatactcccagcctcggGTCGGATCAGGGATGGCGCCCCCTACTGGGGGAAAGCCCCGTTTCCCATTCTCCATCCCCTGAGCAATATGTTGACCAAAGACTAGACATTTATGGAACATGAAAATTGTGAATTTCCCCAGGTGCCTTTTCCATGTCAGAGCCCAAACCCACGAAACACTACCTGCCCTTCCGGGAGAACATTCCAGCTGATGATTATTTTCAGTCGTATAAGAACAACTCCTGTCACTAAGTCCACTCAGTGGCAACCTAGTGTCTTCTCAGGTCTTTTCCCTCAGCCATTACTTCTCAAACTCTCGACACTCGGTTGTTCTTAGCCAATCAAGAACTCTCCCAGTTGACTTTGGGGATTTGAAATCTTCCAAACGGAATCACGTTCTAGGCAATTGATATACATCAGGGATGGAACTTAATGGTTTTACCAGAGGTGGATCCAATCCTCAGGGTTTCCTGCTACCTTCGCTTATGATCCTCAGCCATCTATCCTTTTATGCATCTAGCACGTTTCTCATGCTGCCTGTCATTCATTCTCCAAGCACGAAAGACACCCTTTGCCTTGTTCTCCACAAATGTGGTTCTTGATAGTTCTCATTTGAaagtctcctgaggtctcttccagctctatgattctatggtatcAACCATCAAGAGCATTCCCCTCGAGTTATCATTAGATGTTCTCGTAGGGTCCTCGATATGGGGTTGGGCTACATTACCACGGGAGATTGACCTAAATTAGaatcagaacactagaactggaaggaacctcgagaggtcatcgagtccagtcccctgccctcaaggcaagaccaagcactgtctagatcatccctgataagtTATTCAACTGCAGCCACATAGACAACATAGCTGAAGCCAACAGACTTCAATCTACTTTCCCACAGGGCTTCACTGTGGTGTGCTGATGGGAGATATTCTCCAGTAAACTCCCCTTCTGTGTTTCGTTGAGGTGGAGAAACGtagtcaacaggagagcaattGTCAACCGATGTATTGCATCTATGCTAGACCCCTGGATCGATTGCTGCTGTGTTGATCCGGCATGTAGTGAAGACATTGccttaggttacatctacactacacacttattttggaagaagctattccagaagaaatactctgaaatagcttatttcaaaatagcatgtctacgctacagggaagcctggaaattagtctaatATGAACGCACTACCTCGATTTAGCACCCCAGGGAGCTCTGGGGAGTACTTACTgtgaatggcctgggggaggagctatttgaAGTAACAGCAGTGGAGCGATCCTGCTACTGCTATTCCGAGataactatttcagaagaggcgttattccttgtggaatgaggttcacagaatCCGGAGGAAACCGCCCATTAtttcaacgttattttgaaataacggaactgctgtgtagatgcttgcacagttatttcggaatagcgtccattattccaaaataacgcgtTGTAGACTCATCCTtagccacaggaagcagaaaaAGACATGGAGCCTGGGTAGGTAAAAATCCATGGTATGGTTCTTTCAGGTCTCAGTAGGCTAAGAACGGAGTTAAGAAGCGAACACCCAAGACCGTGATAAAAGGAAGACAAAACAATACAATCTCTGCTGTCAACTTTCACCACTTCCTCTCACCTCCCGCTAACCCCGGAGGAGGGAAGGGTCTATCTAGAGGGGCTGGGCCAAATCTCTCTGGACCCTTCTGGACTTCCATATCTTTTGTGATGCACTCAGCAACCACTTCTGTCCCACACCGTGACCTTTCCTCCAGGGTCATTGGCTCAGCCAGGGCTACTTTCTGCTACTTTCTTGCACACCAGTAGATGGCAGTGGTGCACCAAAACTCCTTGAGCCTTTTCTTATTTGAATATTTCTGCCCAGCGTAGTCATCTCGgattccaccctcctccctctttGTAACTAACTCCGCACAGTGCCTCTCGGGATATTTGCGGTGGATATCCACCATCTTCATCTCATGTCTCCATATGTGGCCCAGCTATGGTGGTACGGCAGAGATCAACGAAAGCATATTGTCTTCCAGTTCGCACTGATCCAAGAGCAGACACGTCTGAGTGAGTCAAGGATGGAGTCTCAGCCTTCAGCTTCTATTTTTCATACCTGTCAGGTGGTTTCACCCTGACTCTTAATGATCATAGGACCACAGAACACTAGAAGCAGAAGGGTCCTTGAGAAGTCACcaaatccagtcccttgccctcatagaaggaccaagcaccatctaaatcatccccgacaggtgtctgtccaaccagCTCAAAtatttccagggatggagatcccacaacctcccttggcaacttattccagtgttgaaccaccctggcaggtaggaagtttttcctaatgtccaacctaaatgtcccttgctgcaactgaagcccgttgcttcttgtcctatcctcagaggccaagaagagcaatttttcctccctcctccttgtagcactGTTTTAGATACTTGATATTGTAAAATTTAATATTTCAAAGATACCCTCAAGTGAGTATCTTAGGGGTTTTCTTTCTTGCAATCAAACCAAAGATTTCTAGATTTCAAGATCGTTGTATGATCTTCTGCAAAACAGGCCAGAGAATTTCCTTCTCATAGTTCCTACTGAtgtacaccagggctacgtctacactggcacccttttccggaaatgcttaaaacagaacagcaaAAGTgttccagaaaagtgtccatgccaatgttgacgatcagggcttttttgtggaaaagcaatctgtgctgtctacactggcccttttccggaacagttttccggaaaaggacttttgcccgaacaggagcagcatagttttcccggaaaaacactgatgattttacattggatcatcagtgcttttccggaaattcaaggggccagtgtagacagctggcaagttattccggaaaagcgacttattttccggaataagtggccagtgtagacacagcccagatgttttcAAAAAGCCAACCTTGATTAAAACTGGCCAGTGATGGACAACCCACCATGACCTTTGGCAAATTGTCCCACTGGTTTGCTACTGTCCCCATTAAAAATTCGTACCATGAAACAATCATcgagaaaggaaaacaaacagaaTCCTTGATAGACCCTTGGAATTTGAACTGAATTGAGCTTGAGTTTCTCCATGTAAGGCGGGTTTCCCTCTTTCGATCCGACTCCTGGTTCGTCAGTGACCTCTCTCCAATATATCAATGACTTTCTTGAGACATGGACAACAGAGCTGGATGATCGGTAACACCGAATAGGAGAGCAGGGCACCGGTCAGTCTTTTAGCATCTCTTTGGCCaacaaggagagggagaaagtcTAGCCATAAGGAGATGGTCTCTGTGTTACTCAGTCACAGAGCTTTATGTAGAAATTGTCACCAGCCAGCAATGttctccctctattttttccatgcatgtgtggaataattttatataTGCACCCaagcatgtgtaaatgtgcaccaccgaGATAAACACCAAGGGAGCTGTgggaactctgctaatcagctgggcaacatttcACTCTCTCCTGAATGGCTATAAAATgaccagcttagagggaacactgcaggaCAAGAGCAGGGATGGAGTCCCTCCACAAGGGGATGTGGCatccccatcctgctccccacAAGACCTAATGCCCCTtcgttcccctcccccttgtctttTCCAGTCACATCTTTGTCTATCTGGGTGTTAAAGACTTTATGAAGCCAGGACAGGACTGGCAACGGATCCGGGTTCGTCGCTGGGTCCAGCACCCCGACTTCAACAACGAGAACTATGACAATGACATCATGCTGCTGAAGGTACCGCCCCATTACCTCACACTACTAGggcaccacccccatcccatcatcccatcccatcccccaaccccagtgacctcacactgctgcaggtaccgcccccatcccatcctcctgcctccagtgacctcacactgctgcaggtaccacccccatcccatcccccacccccagtgacctcacactgctgcaggtaccgcccccatcccatcctcctgcctccagtgacctcacactgctgcaggtaccacccccatcccatcccccgcccccagtgacctcacacagCAGGTTCCCCCTTCATCACATGACCCCACCTGGAGTGACCTCCCACTTCGAGGgtactgctcccagcccctcaccctgcctcccATCCACCAACACTCATTCCCTGGACAGAGAGCCAGGCTCCGGCTGGCTGGTGTTGCCCTACAGCATTTCGGAACCTGCCCTGATCCAGGTCCACTCTCTATTGTCCCCGGCAGATGACACACGGTGCGGATCTGAACGAATGGGTAGGGACCATTCCCCTGCCGGAGGCCAACGACCACCTCCTCCCAGGCGCCAAGTGCAGCGTGGCCGGGTGGGGTCGGACCGGCGTGAACACCAGCACCGACAGGCTGCAGGAGGCGGAGCAGGAGGTGGTGTTGGGGGATTTGTGCCAAAAGCAGTACCGGCATTACAACCCCACCACAATGCTGTGCGCCGGAAACTCCCAAACCAACGAATCAGCATACCAGGTAcatatccccctccccaccactggagGGGCAGCAAGGTTgtgggaggttgtggactctccatcactggacatattgaagagcaggttagagaaatgtctatcagggatggtctagacggtatttggtcctgccatgagggcaagggactggactcaacatctcgaggtcccttccggttctagtgttctacgattctaaAGTTCTCCGGGGAAaagagctggggggaaccaaTGTGGCCATGCCCCTGGGACGATTCACTTCCCCAAGGAAGCATcccatggtgcatcatgggaaatacAGCCAGCCAGGGAGACCAGCACCTAGGAGGTCCAAGCTGCTCAGGGTGGAAACGGGTTCAAATTTAAGTGGGGTTCCTGCGCCTACGAACATGTCGCAAAAGTTGCTGATGTGAGCTGGGGGCTCATCCGTTGGTAACCACGGGGGGAGAAGGAGTCACAGGATGACTACAGGACACCTGTGGCCCACGTCCACACCCAGAAGAAAGGCCGAGGTGCTCCTACGATGGAGCAGGCAAGGTGCCTCCAGTAGAGAGAAGGCTCTGGACAGATCTCAGCAGGAACTTGGTGTAAAATTCTgggcagtcccattccaggaAAAGGGATCTCGGCTGTAGTAGGGGCGAAGAGTGGATGGAACTGACTGGAGAACGGGTCTAAGGAGAGGGAAGAAATCACCTGGGCTAGGTTAGCCTAAAATTCATCCTGAGAGGGGTCTGATCGGGCTATAAATACACCAGAATGGAGAGGACTCGGCGGAGGGAAATGAAGATAGAAATTAAAGGAGGAATGGGCAgggaagcagtggaatgggttccctagagagggggtggaatctccatccctcaaggtgttaaagtcctggcttgactaagccctggctgggatcatTGAGTTGGGgtcagtcctgctttgggcagggggctggactcggtgaccccTGAGGTCTATGCCTGCCCTATGATTCCGTGATTCCATAAAGGATAAATCATACACCTCTAATTGATTCCATTAGAATTCACCTCCCTCCATTTAACAGCCTAAAGACACCGGGTTTAACAgactaaaagggtatgtctacactagccaccctagttccgactaggctaatgtagtcattcgaacatgcaaatgaagcctgggatttaaatatccagggcttcatttgcatgttcccgggtgccgccatttttaaatgacccgtagttcgaactacctgcccgtggctacatgcagcacgggctagataattccaactaaagctcctaattccaACTCCCGTTACTCcttctgcaatgaggagtaacggtagttcgaattaagaacgttaatttgaactacctagcctgtgccgcctgtagccgcgggcaggtagttcaagctactggatatttaaaaatggcagcgcccgggaacatgcaaatgaagcccgggatatttaaatcccgggactcatttgcaagttcaaatgactatataactaccctagtccaaactagggtggctagtgtagacatacccaaagtgaattAAGTCAATTAACCAAGTGCACGGGAATAAATAACATGTGTCACCCTGGCATTTAAGCCAGCCCCCAGTTATTCTGTCATCCCTCTGGATCTCAGCACCTAAACACTGGCTAGTATCCATGTGCTGGGAGACCAGCagctggagaggagacagcccTGGGCAGGAGGTGGTGTTGCTTGGACTGATGCACACACAACTGCACAATCCCTCTGTCtctggagcaggccccaccagACACCAGCAGCTCTGGGGCCCTGAGCAGCTCCCTTGGCCACTCTCCGGCCCCACAGTCACCCTGAAGCACTTTGCCAACAGCCCTGGTGACTTCCAGCACCTTCTCTGCAGGCCTCTCTCCTCTAGGGACAATGGCCACCGGCCCCTGGCCTGGAAATGGCCCCTCCCACTCTCTCCCTGCACTGCTTGGGAGAGAGCAAAAGtttccctccttttctcccaaggcatcctgggagttgtagtctgtAGGCTGGATGGCAGAACCAAGGACCCTCCCAGGCAAAGTCGGTGGCTCCTACAGCAATGGAGGCCCATGCACAACTAGGGAAAAACAGCTTAACATTTTGCAGAACGGATTCCAAATGAAATGCTTTAGGTCCTTTTAGGAAAAACATTCTGATTTGAGTGGGACAAtcctgaaatggaaaaaaaacaccctttcgATTTCCTGCAAGGGAAAAGGGAAAACGGATGGTTTTCTATGGAAAATTTCAATTGTATAGAAATTGCCTTTTCTGTTGGTTGATCACTGATGTTTTTCGCCTTCCTGGCAGGGTGATTCCGGCGGGCCCCTGGTGTGCAATGGGACTGTCCGTGGCATCGTCTCCAGTGGCGATCTGAATGGGCACCCCCCCAGCATCTACACGAGAATCTCCCACTTCATCCCCTGGGTCAATGAAATGCTGCAGAAACTGAGTTAAAGGCGTCCTTCCCCTTGACAAGGCAAATTTTGCCCCCGGGGGATTTGTGTCTACGTGGGACCCAAGATGCTTTAGATCACAGTATTTTATATTTTAGTGTGAGAGAAATGTAGCAAAGGGCTCAGTTCTGAGATCCTTGAGCACCTAGCAATGCCCCGTCAATGTCGGAAACTTTATTCTGTTCTCTTGTTTTTCCACGCGACCGGTCAACATTCGGGACCATGAGGGTACTCGGGTTGGGAGCAGAATTGGACAACGGAGTCTGGGGTTGGCTTTGCTGTGCTCCAGTTGATTCACAAGGAATAGCTCAAGTCCTGTTTCCCTGACCACGGTTGGAACCAAACAGCAGCAGACAGCGCCTCTGTTCACAGTCCGAAGCCCGCCTCTCCCGTCAAGACTCTGTGCCCAAAAAGCCACCGCTCTTAGCTGTTTCTCAGGGCCGTGGTGCTGTGTGTCCCAGCTTGGTCGGCCTGGCTTTTTACTTTGCATCTGTCTCTCTTCTAGCCCCAGGTCGCCCTGCACCCGACCCACATGCTCCACTACCCCAAAACAACATTTGGTGGCAACTTTTCCTTCTGAGTCATTAGAATTCCCCCCATAGGTACAGGGTTTTTCATCAGCCTAGAGGATTCTGGAGCGAGAGTGACAAGTATCGAAAGGGTAGCCATATGAGACTGTATCCAACTGTGACCTGGGacaaaagaacataagagcagccataccgggtcagaccaaaggtccgtctagcccagtatcctgtctgctgacagtgactaatgccaggtgacccagagggagggaatcctCATGCGATCCCTCCtctatcacccacctccagagaaacagaggctggggacaccattcctacccatcctggctagtagccattgatggaccttacctctgtgaatttatctagttctttcttgaacccttaaagtcctggccttcacaacctcctctggcaaggagttccacaggttgactgtgtgctgtgtgaagaaaaacgtcctttggtttgtttcatTCCATTGGGTGTCCCCTTAGggtccttaaagactaacagatttatttgggcataaacttttgtgggacAAAAAGCCACGTTGTAAGCGGCATGGAACTAGACTGGAATTTTCCCTGTTGAATTATATATGCCCTCTACAAATGTTGACCGTTTTTATATCCGTTATATTCTTCAGGAGTTTTCTACCCTCCAAATCCCTAATCACCCCTTGTCATTTTATTATTTATGATTCCGAGCCAAAGGATGGGAACCCTGGAAGTATCGCGGAGTGATTCTGGGGCCAAAACAAAGAATTGTGTGTTTCCAAATAttatgggggaaaaaacagaCACTTGTTCGAAAAAGAAACAGtcgaaacggggggggggggggggagcactttTTAATAAAAACTGTCTTGTTTGAACAATTCTCTCTACCGTCTCCCTCCTGGATTGGATGTTGTTGAAGTGTATGATCCCGGACCGAGCCTACATGTGTATGAGCATCTGAGCCCCTAGCTCCTCCAGTTAGGGCATCTCAACATGTGTAGGGTCATTAGCttcaaatggggaaactgaggcacagagaggggccaTAACTTCTCCAAGGTCGCCCACTCGCAGAGCTGGGAACACAACCTAGCCGGCTGGAGGCGCAGCCCCGGGCGCTCATCACTACGCCATACTGCTCCCCGGCAGCACACAGCACGTCGGTCAGGGCAGTCGCAGGAAAGGCAGCCCCATAGCTCCTCCCCCCAATCTGCTTGTTAACATCAGCTGCTGTCTCCTCTCCTCTGTGGTTTTCAGGGGCCTGACACAAATGCCCCTGGGGGGACAGGAACAGCTGGGGAAGGCCACAACTGTGTGTCAGCGACAGTGACCACAGACCAGAGATGCTGTGATGAcgtgttggggtcccccgtctcctgcacccccaaaatggcacaGACTCCctcagccagtagaatggaggtagttGATTGCTTCTCCATCATAccacacagcacagatgtcatcaggttacaagaactggggctaagaggcctcagtgcccccttgagatgggggaatcccagccccctccccagctccttctcccctgctttccagactgAAActaaactccctctcctccacccctgccccccagccagggcagcatccaccttcctttgttcctctccatgggggatggctggtcagacaggttgagacaccctttgcataatgactcatcctgttttgctgggttaccccagagccagcagcatagaaaccagccaggtacccccactacatcacagatgCCCTACTGGGAAAAGGCCCCCATATCGTTCCATATCCCTGAACCAGGCAGACCCCTGCCATGGGGCCGGATCAGAGATGCCTTCATAGGGCAAAGACCCCCATGtccatccctgcctccagccagtGCATCCCCCATTACAGGGCTGGTGTCAGGTTCACCAATGctgcagcctctccctgccccagtgcccctAGTTTTACAGCACTGCCTCTGCTCAGTTTTGccccagaagtgtgtgtgtgtgtgtgtggggggggggatcgtAGTCCTGCATGCTCACTGTGAGCAGACGCCTACTTCACTCTGAGCTCCACAATATCCTGTGTAGGGCCCCAAGTCTCTAGGACACCACGCTGgtttggggaagagggggctatgcgttgggctgggctggagaaggCTACATCAGCTGGATTCACACGCAAGGGTGTGGCTGGACCAAGCTCACCCAGCACCCCAGATCGCTCCCCACACCAGCCCCAGAGGTGTCGGTATTTTCCACTCTTCCAGGAGCTGGTCTCATGAGAACTTCAGCTGGGTCACAGAGTGACTCTGGTTTGGGTGTCCCACCTGAGACATGGTGTTTAGTCAGGACTGTCAGAGACCCAGAATCCCATCCTAGGATCCTAGAACGGGAccggaccttgagaggtcatccagcCTAGCctcctgtcctcacggcaggaccaagcaccatctagaccatccgaCAGGTGTCCGtccaacctgatcttaaatatctccagagatggagagtccacaatccccctgggtaatttattccagtgtttaaccactgtgTTTAATGTCCAATGTCCAGTGTTAAACGTCcagcctcaacctcccttgctgcagtttaagcccattatttcttgtcctaccctcagagtccaaggagaacaatttttctccctcctccttgtgacacccttttagatacttgaaaactgctctcctgtcccttctcagtcttctcctttccagacgaacaaaacccagttctttcagactTACCACATCGGTCCCATTTTCTTGCTGCTGAGCGCTGAGCGTGTTTATTTGTGTGACAAGTAACGGAGGGGAGACCGTGTTCATCTGAATCTGCATAAGCaacgaggagtccggtggcaccttctagactcaCAGACGTATTggagcgtgagctttcgtgggcaaagacccacttcatcagatgcatggagtggaaatggATTTCTGTGGCTGTCCGTGTGCTGAGCGGGTTTGGAGGACCGTGTGCTGAGCGGGTTTGGAGGACCGTGTGCTGAGCGGGTTTGGAGGACCGTGTGCTGAGCGGGTTTGGAGGACCGTGTGCTCCGGCCAGCAGCCTGCTACATACGGCAGAGAGCTTCTTAAGGAGGCTTTGCGATCTCATCATTTTCACACCCATCAGGCCTTAACCAGAGGGCTATTCAGGAAGGTGAGGGCTTTAAAAAGTCTACTCCTGAGCAAACAGAGGAGCTAGCAAACAGGAGCAGCGAAGCAGAGAGTTGGGCGAGGGACTTTATAGGGGGCAAgttggacctttagtctgacccaatatggccgtttgTGTCTTATGGTCTTCCAGGGTTGTCTTTATGGGCTTTATGTCTTTATGGCTTGGTCTAGACTATAACCTTTTGTTGGAAAAAGCGACGCCAATTGCTCTCCACAATTGGAGCCGCTTTTTCTGattccttttctggaagaggctttcccACCATTTGGGCCAAATTATGGAAAAgactc
This genomic interval carries:
- the LOC102450790 gene encoding duodenase-1-like, whose amino-acid sequence is MLLVLLFSTAVLPLAVDSLQPERPHTARVISGHEASPRPYMAYVQIGSSGSCGGFLIREDVVLTAAHCNCNLGHIFVYLGVKDFMKPGQDWQRIRVRRWVQHPDFNNENYDNDIMLLKMTHGADLNEWVGTIPLPEANDHLLPGAKCSVAGWGRTGVNTSTDRLQEAEQEVVLGDLCQKQYRHYNPTTMLCAGNSQTNESAYQGDSGGPLVCNGTVRGIVSSGDLNGHPPSIYTRISHFIPWVNEMLQKLS